Below is a genomic region from Helianthus annuus cultivar XRQ/B chromosome 2, HanXRQr2.0-SUNRISE, whole genome shotgun sequence.
CTCTACCACTGCTTACTTGCACTAAATTGAACATCTAATTACTAATTATCATTTTTTGTTAGTTTTACAAAGTATAGATTTTTAATATTAaagaataattttttttaaacggcaAGGAACGGCGTGCCAACCATCGTGACACCGAGCGTTGTGTCCAAGTTCGACTACTCGACCggcgccagccccttggctctcacAGATGCGCGAAAACCGACCTCCACCTGCCCGAAGGCACAACAGTAGAATAATTAGTAAAATCTCGTCTCTCATCCAAGACGAATCGACGCCACCCGTATTTGCCCTTTACTTGGATGCCGCAGAACATAATGAAGAGAGTAGGAGTCGAACCTAATTCACAAGAAACACAATATATTTCCCCAATCACTCCACTAGTACTTCACTCATTCGCAACAGTACTTCATTCATTCGCAACCGAAAAGGTTATTCATttagggctgttcatgagccaagccgagccgagccaggccaagctcgggctcggctcgattataaaccgagctggctcggctcggctcggatttgaaaccgagctgaaaatctatgctcgggctcggcttggttttaaaccgagctagctcggctcggcttggtttggctcgattttataaaaaaaaaaactaatatatacctcttaaaatttaatagcctaaaatattattcaataatttaaaagaatatattcaaaataagttcaacctaatacaattcaaaccaaaatcaagtttaacaacgcaaaataagttttaatttcaataaaatacaatattagttcattagtatggtaataaatcttcaaatatgccataaatatcaaattacaaacctatatacatgtaaatactaatcagtttttttgtaatatattataatgtatataaaattaaaacttattataagtaaaataattcaagctaaaccgagccgagctacgaagcgagccgaaccgagccagctcggctcgttacgagccgaaccgagcctaaTGAGCCGAGctgagctaggctcactttctaaccgagccgagccggctcggctcacttttaaaccgagccaaatcaagcgagctttttccgagttAAATTCGAGCGAGCTTCGAGCAagctttttgaacagccctaAGTTAAAGAGTACGGTTGAATCAGCAAATAATAATGATATTAATAATTGGTATTTTTTATTTAAACATTGACAACTCCGTCAGAATGTGAACAACAAATACGGCGGCCTTGAGAATTCATttccctgttcgagctcgaaaaaatatgCCCTAAGGCGTTAACGAAATTGAGTATTTAGCCCACTAAAGGTTTAAACCTAATGACAAAGGaattaataactaatctaaaccataagaatagttttgtaagagGGTCTATGTTGATGTTTGTATGGAAGTACTCTgattaaaaaatattttacatatacatatcggatttttttttaataaaaaacgtgTCTCTCAAAATATCGGGCTCtagccggtggtcctccccgcctaTCCCAGGGCCGGCCGGCACAACAAACCTAGTATATTAACTTTGAACGGCAATTTTAACTTTTCTCCTTGCCTTTCTCATCTAAAAATAAACATTACTTATTCCACTGGTGCAATGGTCATCTTCCATACGTTTCGTTGGTTTATGAGGCATTGCTGTGGCGTGTAGCCTCTACTATTTGTCTCTTCGTTTTCCAGTATACACATTAGTTTCCCTTTCTACTTCTCATCTTTCTTCACTCTTCAGCATTTTTGGTAGTTTCTGCAGGTTAGTTCTTTTCAGTTTTGTGATTTTCTCATTGCATTCATTTGAAATAGTTTATTAGTGtttttaataatttgttttatgTGCATAACCAGCATTTGTTCATTTAATTTATCGTATAAGAATCTCTAATTTAGTTTTATAACTAGATATATAGCTTAATCTGATATTTTCATATTGGGTAACTCACCAAATGTGTTGAGATATACCCTCATTTAAAGAGAACAATGCATTATGAAATAAAGATTGATAACTAGACTATTTAGTGTTGCATTTTGGAGAACTGAAAGATAAATACCTATATAAATCTTTGATGatcatgttgatcagttctgtttaacaTGATGGAAAACATAAATGAAATACCTGTAATTGTAGACAGAcaagcagagaatccagtcagaaaAACAACCATTgagtttgacatgattgtcagatTGATTTGATTCCTCCTTTGGGtgtatgatgatgatgctgagacCGAATCAAAGGGTAGATTCGGATGGAGAGAGAGATATAGGGGACACGAGATTATGATGTTATTATTAGAGTCTAACCTTTTAACCTCTCTAGttatctccttatatatacacccaaggaGAGAGAGATATAGGGGACACGAGATTATGATGTTATTATTAGAGTCTAACATTTTAACCTCTCTAGttatctccttatatatacacccaagaggaaatcTAATTAGTTAAAAAAgataatatggtccatcaacaattaccaactaattatataataTCTTTagtatattttgatctatattatatTAATGATTATATGGCTACAAGATAAAATATCacaataataatatatttcaTCTTAGATtatcccacttagccgagtaatctgTTGTCAtaagtattagataagcctgatcaggagttaatactcattttagctttaaaccaagaactgtagcagagaaatacaaccattaaatcatcattcgactcaggacccccattagtcatactacaACTTCAATTTAAAATCTaacagttatgatcaaaatatGCACATAAGCCTTTAatgtttgatttgtatttatatttgtctatatgtcattataACGGCAGAatatatgttagagacatacaaattcaaaactgaggaaatttcattaactaaaacataagctagtacaatatgctgttaaataaggtctttagtaaaTCCCATATTCGaaacatgttcttcgaaaactttaggtgggagacctttagtcatcggatccgcaagcatacttttagtactaatatactcaatacaaagattattttcctcaactcgttcacgtacggaCAAATACTTTGTATTGAGATATAAACCAACTCCattcgaactgttactgttcgaaaAACTAACGGCAACTGAGTTATCAcaataaagcttcaatggtctagaaatggaattaacgattttgagttcAGTAATCAGGTtcctaagcaacattccatgacaagTTGCGTGATAAACAACAACGTATTCTgacatcattgtggaagttgtggttaactgttgtttatgactcttccatgagatgggtccgcctgctaacataaagatatagcacGAAGTGGATTTCTtatcatctttgcatttggcaaagtcagaaccAGAATAGcctaccacttctaaatgatcacttcttctataagttaGTTTATAGTCTTTACTCCCTTGCAGATATCAAAGTACTTTCTTAGCttctttccagtgatctaggcctgGATTAGTCTGGTAATGGCCTAGCtctaagcgatatctgggcgagtacaaacttgagcatacatcaggctcccaaCTACTGACCCGTAAGGTATCAGGCTCATTTGCTCATTTTCATCATCTGTTGTTGGACATTGCAATGAACCGAAAACAtttcccttaactactggagcgactgaaggtttgcactgttgcatgttgtaaggTGTAACGACACGATCTATGTATGCCTTTTGAGaaaatcctaagatccctttgtgtctatctcggtgaattttgatgccaatgacgtaagaagcatctctgagatccttcatgtcgaagttttgcgagagtaaccgcttcgactcatgcaaatgtctaaactattacttgccaatagaatattgTCTACGTAAAGAACAAGTATAGTATAGTTGTTCCACTCATCTTAAGGTatgtgcattgatccacttgattatttacaaaaccttgtttcttcatgaGTTCATCAACATTaaggtaccattgacgtgatgtttgttttaacccgtaaatggatttcttcaacttacagactagatgctcctaaccttcaggtttaaagccttcaggttgtttcatgtaaacatcttcgtctaaggggctgtttgtttacctcttaatgaggctcttaatggttcagacctcatactgattcagcacttaatggttcagactatttgtttaacgagcagatgtctgaatggttcagacatttggctctgaatggttaagattatatagagtctgaatggttaagacctctaatctaaattggtcagtcatttgcctctgaacggttaagcattataaaagctcttaatggttcagacctcttactggttcagcagttaatggttcagacctcctactgattcagcacttaccattcagatgttgtcAAACTGCCCCTAAGTCTCTGTTAAGGAAaacggttttaacgtccatctgatgcagctctaaatcaaaatgagctactagggctaTAACGAttcttaatgaatctttacgagagacaggtgaaaacatctcttgataatcaattccctttttctgagtgtagccctttgcaaccaatctcgctttgtagggTTCAACGTTCCCAtccggatccagttttgttttgaatacccatttacatcctacgggtttgacactGTTGGGTAATTCTActaaatcccaaacgtcatttttcttcatggattcaagctcatcattcattgctttattccattcagaagactggtcgttgctaatggcttcattatacgagataggatcattgagctttccagcatccatttcagtcaggtaggtaacataatcatcccaattagcaGGTCTTCTGGGCCTAGATGACCTTTTAAGTTGATTATTCGGTTCAGTAGTGTCTTGGCTTTGAgtgtttgatgtgccttcgtattgaggtataatgggttctgattgtggtggtaaatttggagttggtgcagtagcttcaggtgcagttgTTGCATtaggtacaagaggagtaaacaaAGTTATgctaagcgacgagtctctccccccacgtcttgtacttcttgcaattcttcataAGGGTTAGTATTGTTCcgactgaccttgaaatcctacAGGAACGCATCACGCTTGGTTTCAAATATgtgggtgacatgggaaggacaatagaaacgataaccctttgagtgatcaggatacccgataaagaaacatgtaactgttttagggtcaagtttccttaggaaaggattataaagttttgcttcagcaatgcagccccatactttcatatatttaagactcggtttccttcctgtccaaagttcataaggagttttagggacaaaCTTaaaaggaactctattgagtatatgaacaacttcttttaacgcttcagtccagaggaataatggtaaactagtgttggctaacatactacgcaccatgttcataagggtacggtttcttcgccagcaacaccattctgttgaggtgtaccaggcatggtgtattggtttaCAATCCCCAGACCCTTAGAAAACTCATAAAATAGActaggagcttgacccacatcagtatgtcttctaTAATATTCACCGTCTCTATCTGATCTCACTTCTTAAATTTGACGATCTAATTGTTTTTAAACTTCAGCTTAATAatatttaaaagttgtaagagagtCAGATTCTCCTTAAtgagatacaagtacatgtaacgaggataatcatcaatgaaagtgataaatgaagtatgtccagTGATGCCAGCGATTTGGGAAGGACTACTAATGTCAGTACGAACGAGTTCTattaaattagagctcctagtggcacctttcttattcacTAATTTCATTTTACCTTTAAggcatttgacacatgttccaaaatcagtgaaatcgagagggggtaagacttcatcctttacgagtcGATTtaagatgtggcctaaacgttgatgccacaccatggatgaagtctctaagtctcatTTTTGTTTCATATTTGTAAGTGATTCATTAATCTATACTACCTTATTAAGAGAAGTGGGTTTTCTACACTTATGTAATTTTACATTGTGTACACATTTTGAAGCAACATGTACAAAAAGTCAAGCTATTTTAGAGGGGGTAAACTTGCACATTGTTCAAAAATTTAATATTCTTTAGGGGCATTTTAGGGATTTCACCACCTATAATTAAGAGGACATGTGAAAAGTTTAAATTAGTTTTTATTCTAAATAAATTTATGCATAACGACCTTCAACCATGCCTACACTCAATGCCCTCATAAATGGTTGCCAGTTATAAAAGGGCGGCTCAATTGAATGTGCATCACAATGAATTCCACGTTTAATTCCGGAAGAGAAACAACCTTCATCCATTCAAATCCCCATCATTagttcattaatgttatatgaaaATAAAGATTTGGAAATAatcatcatctagttctaatctatagagaccactaTCCAGAATGCCggtaccataaacaacggaatcatagagaacagagagtttgcgatgaccatgggaaacaacaAAACCGTttatgtctaactttggtcctgatacaaggtttcgagttacctcaggaacatataaggtatcataaagtttactgcataaaccagttttcataaataattgtaatgttcctatggccttcacttctaattcccgatcatcccaAACTTTAAGttttctttggtttcttcccagcctccggattgaaaggaatccctgagtagaattggttacatgaaccatagaaccagaatcaaaccaccaagaattagcaggaacatctaacttataggactcaagtatcatgaaaaaatcattacctttcttagccagccactcttTAAAGTCCGGGCATTCCTTCTGCTTATGTCCTATCTCTTTACAGAACTTGCAgtagggtttgcctaaggagttcttagagctggaaggtgtacTTGTATTAGGATTAGGCTTTTGGACCTTAGAAGCATCCCTTCTTGAATAATTGTTCTCCCTCTTCTTAGAGTTAAAGGTGGTGAAGTTTGCAACATCTGTAGTGCGATCCAtattcatacgctcttcctcctacACGCACATGGCGATCAGTTCACTCATCGCCCACTAGTAATTGTGACAAATCAACTTTgaccagaaatgagacaatcacctTAGTTATccacttgttaagtatgctagacatgaatgaattaaatcagctttgttCAGATATAAGACATTCACGTTTGTTATGCATAATTAACACAACTTTTATGATACTTGAACAACAAAACAGATGTATCAATTCACCTTTGGGCAtaagtgatacatcagaagctcattcaagttaagctatttgaTTTTGCgaaaaattatctgattctgattatttaagtatttacaaaaccaatcatttaatagtAAACTTTTAGCTCACAATAATAGCCTAATAAAGTGATGGGATTCGAAAACTTGACATTTTGAGAACATGTTAAATTTCGAATTAGATTTCGGATAAAGTTAGTTTTTTTAATCTATCCGAAATAGTTATTTCGAACAGGATTTCGGGTGAAATTTTGAGTTATTCCGAAATAGTTTTCTAATGACATTTCGGATGAAACTTCAATTTAGTCCGAAAAGGGTTTAGAATGACATTTCGGATGAAACTTCAATGTAGTCTGAAGAAGGTTTCGATTGGCATTTCGGATATTTTGGGTCTTTTCGAAACTATGTTTTCGAATTAGGTTTCGTCTTTGTCCGAAACTTGCTCTCCAAGTTTCGAAATACTTCTAATTATGGCAGTTAATTGTGATAAGTATGAAATTCGAATTTTCAGGGATTATGGAgattatgtttcctgttttaatgtGATTAGATTTATCTAAATATTTTGAAATAATATCCATTAATAATATAAATGAAATAAATGGAAAACATAAATGAAATACCTGTAACcacagacaggccagcagagaatccggTCAAAGAAGCAGCCATTgagtttgacatgattgtcaacTTGATccggttcctccttagggtgtatgatgatgatggtgagaccaaATCAAAGGGTAGATTCGGATGGAGAGAGATGTATGGGAGGCGAGATTATGATGTTATTATTAGAGTCTAACCTTTTAACCTCTCTAGttatctccttatatatacacccaatagaaaacctaattagttaataagggtaacacggtccatcaacaattaccaactaattatataataggtttaatatgttttgatctatataatataaatgattatatggctacaagattaaatatcaATATAATAATATATCTAATCTTACAGATCATTGTGTATCCCACATATATAATCTCATGTTTTTCTATATGATAGTTGATTAATATATCTCCCCCAAACGTGGCTGATTGTTGCAGGTAGTAGATATCGTTCATAGTTAGGCAACATTCCAAACTAAAGATGGTAGAGTTTCAAATTTGTTATCTTCTTATATGTTCTTGTTCTTTGCATGTAAGTTGCATAAACTATAAAGCTACTGTTCTATATTTGATTTGCAGGGAGGTGTAAATGATTTCAAAGGATCCATAATGCATGGACCATGGGGTGGTCCAAATGGGGAAGAATGGGATTACAGGCTTCAAGGCCTTACTAAAAGAATAAAGATTAGTGTTAGATATGCAGGTTTTGTTGACTCAATTAACTTTCAAACTTACCTCACAACAGGTGAAACTGTAAGATCTTTTTTTGGTGGCAATGGTGGAAATCGAACTGATATGGTAACTGATCTCTTTAGATTAACATATGAAGTAACCATTCAGACATAATAACGTTTCCATCTTATGAGAGTTGATTTATTAATTTTGCAGATTTGCATCGACTATCCTGATGAATATTTAAAGTCAATTTGTGTGACATCAGGTCACTATGATGGAGCAATTATAGTGATGTCCATATGTTTTGTGACAAACCAGAACCGTTACGGACCGTTTGGTACAAATAGTGGAACTGTTTTTACAAATGATGGCAACGGGGGGATGATTGTGGGATTTCATGGGCGTGCTAACAAATACCTTGATGCTATTGGAGTTTATGTAATGCCTAAATCACTTGCATTATTTAAAGACAAACTCACGCTTCAGGTTCGTTCTCTAGTCTCTAAACGTCACTTTTTGGTCTTTATTTTCTGGTCTTTGGTGTTGAATTTGTAACatatattttgatttttaaatGGTTCTATTTAAACATTCCACTACAGCCATGTTCTAGTATGTCACAAAATACATTTTCGAGGGACGCAGGCCCATGGGGAGTAGGTGGAGGTAAACCATGGGACGATGGAGTTTTCTCAACTATCAAACAAGTGCGTGTTCATGAAGGAGAGCTTAATGTGATTTATGCCATTCAGTTTGAATATCTGAAAACGGATGGTAAATCTGTTTTGTCAAAAATCTATGGTGGAACAGATGGAGTTACGAATATTAAACAGGTATGTGTGTGCATAAcgcatcgttttttttttttcaattcacTTATCTATTGATTGATCTGTAAATTAATAACAAAATCATGACTTTGGTAGGTTAATTTGGATGGTAGGGATGAGTATTTGACTGGCATCTCTGGGTTTTATGGACCCGTTAAAGGGTATGATGGACTCGAAGCCATAGTGCCGATTACATTTCACTCAAACAAGAGGATCCATGGACCTTATGGAGAAGAAAGAGGTGCAGCGAATGTTTTTTTTAGTTCAACACCCTCTCTTGGGAAAGTGGTTGGTTTTCATGGCAGGAGTAATGGTTTTTTAAGTGCAATCGGTGCTCATATGGAGTACTTCTGAAGATGGTGACTTGAAGGTGTCAAAAATCTTTTGCTAAGATGCTTTTCCCAAAAATCAGGATCATCCAAATGTTTGCTATATTTTTTGGGCTTTTACTGTTTAACTCGTATTATGAGTTATTTTTGTTTGCTCTGTGATGAAAGATTTTCTGTTCCGAACATATAGGTTATGGTCCTACGGATTTAAATAGGGTCTACATATTCACACACCCAATTGCCTATTTCCACACCcttcaagacgcctcgtatagacctatacgaggcgtataacctttctcaatttccaagagaatctctggttatgtcatattttgtcttatttgccttgtatacgcctcgtataggcctatactgggcgtctaggCGAAAAAAGACTATTTAGCCCCTGAtttaggcctatactgggggtAAATTTGTTTTCTcttatatgcctcgtataggcctatactaggCGTCttgaaaggttttttttttttttttttaacaaacattttatacaatattaatcgttttagcaaacttttatacaaaaacaagtttttttattttaaataattaatattaggaccccTCGTTGGTGTTTTTTTGAGTTGAAAAATGGATGTTTTGGTAGGGTAATTTGATTGTCTTTCGAGGGTGGTGTTTTTTTGAGTAAAAAAATGGGTGTTTTCGTGGGGTAATTTGAGTTGTTTTTTTAagaaaagtttcatttttttataaaaatattttaccgTTTTCAAGATCGGCCTTTAAAAATATTCGATCGTAGAAATATTACATTGTTTTTAACATATAGTGTggtataggtcttgtataggcctatCGACGTATACGGGCGTTGTATCATATCCTATattatcgtattgtatcgtattgtattgtgtcgtatagtgtagtataagtctcgtagagttctcgtatagacctatatgagacttatactatacactatacgatacaatacgataccatactatacgatacaatacgatactatcgtatcatatagtgtagtataggtcccttataggtcttgtataggcaTATCGACGTACACGGGCGTTGTATCatatcctatagtatcgtatcgtattatattgtatcgtatagtgtagtataagtctcgtatagctctcgtatagacctatacgagacttatactatacactatacgatactatcgtatcatatagtgtagtataggtcccttataggtcttgtataggcctatCGACGTATACGGGCGTTGTATCatatcctatagtatcgtatcgtatcgtattgtattgtattgtatcgtatagtgtagtataagtctcgtatagctctcgtatagacctatatgggacctatacgaaatgtatcgtatcgtatagtgtatagtataagtctagTATAGGTCCCCTATAGGTCTTGCATAAGCCTATAGGCCTAAACGGGACCAAAACCACACCTATAGTCCTATACGAGTGTTGTATCTTATCCAATAGTCtagtatcgtattgtattgtatcgtatcatatcgtatcgtatagtgtagtataaatcTCGTAGAGGTCTCGTATAGGCATTGTATGGGCCTATGGATGTGGTATCGTATcctataagtctcgtataggtcttgtataagcctatcgtgttgtatcgtatcgtatagtttagtataagtctcgtataagcatcgtataattaatattagtgttattataattaatatgagtttcttataattaatattagtgttattgatattaatatgagttttttataattaatattagtgttattataattaatatgagttattataattaataagagtgttattataattaatatgagttttttataattaatattagtgttattgatactagaatgagttttttataattaatattaatgttattataattaatatgagttactataattaatattagtgttattatagttaatatgagtttttttataattaatattagtgttattggtatttaaaaagagaaaacaaaaaaaataaaaatagacgcccagtatagaGCTATACTGGGCGTCTATGAGGACCAGAAGACTATTATACCCTTGAATTAGGCCTATACTAGGGGCAAAACAGGGTTATAATTGTCTTTTGGACCCCTCGTATACgcccagtatagccctatactgggcgtctatttttattttttatttttttcttttttatatatttaaaaagagaaaacaaagaaaaaataaaaatagacgcccagtatagggctatactAGGCGTATACTGGTAtccaaaagaccattatagccctgttttgcccccagtataggcctaaatcaggggtaaaatggtcttttggacccctcgtatacgcccagtatagccctatactgggcgtctatttttattttttttttgttttctttttttaatatttatacgcccagtataggcctaaaTCAGGGGCAATGGTCATATATGAGGCCTATTCGAAGGGTCCTAtacgcccagtataggcctatacgaggcgtattgAGGCAGTCAAACCAGAAGTGACATGAGTCAGACACTGATTTTGATGTAaccctatacgcctcgtataagcctatacgaGGCCTATACGAGGCAAAGGGTGTCTAAATAGGCAGATAAGGTGTCTGGATAGTTTGAGCCTTTAAATATGGCATTAGGGGAGTGAGGGTGGTATCACTTGCaaaaattccatcactcacaaacaTCCAATCAATTTTCGTCATGTCATCAACCACTATTCTATCATTCACAAGCTTTTTTTAGTGGCGGTGGTTATCACTAGTGATGAAAGTTGATTTAgtaactttttttaatttttttttaaattagaaattaacaataaaacactaaagttgtaaatttcattaaaattaaaacatactagtTCAATTTAACATACTTAAAATATTTTAGGCTACAAtttaaaaaatactaaaaaaactcTACTCTATTCCTAGTTCGATTAAAgcgtatctcaaccgaaagtgagtttcttcatcACGCAAGTATTGATCAAATTGATCGGGAGGGTTAcatgtcgctagttggcgaatggcagacgtgcatttttgtatcgccgtgaaacttggtttgcgccccgcatcgtaaccttcttgaaacattcctcgcttgcttcgatgtctacaacaatctttaaaaataaattcttttggtaaacgaaactgatctctaaacgtttcggcattgtagagcggattctccacaaaataatccttcattaacacttcgttggcatgtatacgatcacgatctaccatcttcttctttgggcgggacgaaCTAGATTCAagttcgttatacaccgacacaaaatatttAAGCGTCTCATTGTCGGAAGACGACTGGGTATCGCCAGCGCTATCCATCAGAAACGTCGAATCCGAAGGAAACTCCATTTGAAAAAAATGTAGATTGTGCgaaatgtgtttgtgttttggtgtgggtgaaatgtttaaaaatggaGAAGTATGTATAtaaaaggtttaaaggtttttttatttaatgttaCCGTTAAAAAACGGTCCAAAGGAGCCAAACGTTCAACGCGTGATGTCTTCCACGCGTTTAAAAATCCATGCGTGGTGGATGTTGGTGGCGGCGGTGTGGAATCCTTGAGCACGCGTGA
It encodes:
- the LOC110891843 gene encoding agglutinin, giving the protein MGGVNDFKGSIMHGPWGGPNGEEWDYRLQGLTKRIKISVRYAGFVDSINFQTYLTTGETVRSFFGGNGGNRTDMICIDYPDEYLKSICVTSGHYDGAIIVMSICFVTNQNRYGPFGTNSGTVFTNDGNGGMIVGFHGRANKYLDAIGVYVMPKSLALFKDKLTLQPCSSMSQNTFSRDAGPWGVGGGKPWDDGVFSTIKQVRVHEGELNVIYAIQFEYLKTDGKSVLSKIYGGTDGVTNIKQVNLDGRDEYLTGISGFYGPVKGYDGLEAIVPITFHSNKRIHGPYGEERGAANVFFSSTPSLGKVVGFHGRSNGFLSAIGAHMEYF